In Pectinophora gossypiella unplaced genomic scaffold, ilPecGoss1.1 Pgos_93, whole genome shotgun sequence, a single genomic region encodes these proteins:
- the LOC126381712 gene encoding myb-related transcription factor, partner of profilin-like, with protein sequence MDKRQKFTFSSAEKQLLLSILKKHSHIIENKQTDGATLRIKNESWNSVTREFNASPLTTQHVKHQQLRKLWQNLKQRQRDALTKERQHRFATGGGPATEDADIDPDISQITSALIVGLDDVIDSDTLELEYSTQLDLTDSDPDKTQTQTTKIRPPTPPHPPQTPTPSQSLQTPTLPESLHIPTPSQSLQTPTLPESLHTPTPSQSLQTPTLPESLHTQTPSQSLQTPTPPQVSQPLQAPNRSSATIRGSIDVLRMEFEDRRRRSNELHEMQKALLAEQIREARAKAELAEFILKKQKSGDI encoded by the exons ATGGATAAGCGCCAGAAATTTACTTTTTCCTCTGccgaaaaacaattattattatcaatattaaaaaaacatagccatataatagaaaataagcAGACGGACGGGGCCACACTTCGTATAAAAAATGAGTCGTGGAACTCCGTAACCCGGGAATTCAATGCAAGCCCGCTTACTACGCAACAC GTCAAGCATCAGCAACTCCGCAAGCTGTGGCAAAACCTCAAGCAGCGTCAAAGGGATGCCTTGACCAAagaaag GCAACATCGGTTCGCCACAGGAGGAGGTCCTGCCACAGAGGACGCTGACATCGACCCCGATATCAGCCAAATTACATCGGCATTAATTGTTGGTCTGGATGATGTAATCGACAGTGACACCCTAGAATTAG AGTATTCAACACAGCTTGATTTAACGGACTCCGACCCAGACAAGACCCAGACCCAGACAACCAAAATCCGACCACCGACTCCACCGCATCCACCCCAGACACCGACTCCATCACAATCACTCCAGACACCAACACTACCAGAATCACTCCATATACCGACTCCATCACAATCACTCCAGACACCAACACTACCAGAATCACTCCATACACCGACTCCATCACAATCACTCCAGACACCAACACTACCAGAATCACTCCATACACAGACTCCATCACAATCACTCCAGACACCGACTCCACCACAAGTATCACAACCGCTCCAGGCTCCAAACAGATCTTCTGCTACCATTCGTGGATCAATAGACGTTCTGCGTATGGAGTTTGAAGACAGACGAAGACGGAGTAATGAGCTACATGAGATGCAGAAAGCACTGCTGGCGGAGCAAATTAGGGAAGCTCGAGCCAAAGCAGAGTTGgctgaatttattttaaaaaaacagaaatcaGGTGACATTTGA